The Pangasianodon hypophthalmus isolate fPanHyp1 chromosome 13, fPanHyp1.pri, whole genome shotgun sequence genome includes a window with the following:
- the LOC113528097 gene encoding perforin-1-like, giving the protein MLQTLLIWAVVANLLLPPTSQTCFKAKESQCRNVDFAPGSNLAGEGFDITTMQRKGAFALDMSSWLQKDKSCTLCKNPYMGGQKQKLPVSVVDWRPNQKCKMKLSSSVYQSSEALVSSSTSSIENNWKTGLKIPTKKGPASLMLAGSHSKLAEYSMQKTKKDKFSFTRHAVSCGYYRYRISSRPVLHPELRDEFRSLPATYNRRTKQLYYKLIDKFGTHYITKVTLGGEVRSVTSIKECQASLQGLSVDEVKMCLDVEASASMKTASRQAEARHCKQVKDKTLNKKSFSSSFSDRETDVIGGHVQNADLLFSSNNDPKAYKEWVSSLPAHPDVLSYSLEPLHELMPAKGRRQEHLRNAIKDYVLQRGLWKNCTSRCKVGVKTNPKEPCICSCHHIKGVALNCCPTQKGFAQVTVTAIKATGLYGDYVTQTDGFVKLFQNGHIFRGQTPVIWNKNSPTWNWDFNLGTVVLTQFSSVNLEVWDRDSGWDDDLLGRCTVKLKSGVKKNVCALNHGVLYYKVQVKCVPGLAGSSCMVYKPSPMEAQLEKVYVSRHARPIPRGMLLEMGVLLDERIPRFNQSNIRKAAGFEL; this is encoded by the exons ATGCTGCAGACACTTCTGATTTGGGCCGTCGTTGCCAATTTGCTCCTTCCTCCAACCAGCCAGACCTGCTTCAAGGCGAAGGAGTCTCAGTGTCGCAATGTGGACTTCGCTCCAGGATCCAACCTAGCAGGAGAAGGCTTTGACATCACCACCATGCAACGGAAAGGGGCCTTCGCCCTCGACATGAGCTCCTGGCTCCAGAAGGACAAGTCCTGCACTCTGTGTAAAAACCCTTACATGGGAGGTCAAAAGCAGAAGCTCCCGGTTTCTGTGGTGGATTGGAGACCGAATCAGAAGTGCAAAATGAAGTTGTCCAGCTCCGTCTACCAGTCCAGTGAGGCCCTGGTCAGCTCCAGCACCTCCTCTATCGAAAACAACTGGAAGACAGGCTTAAAAATACCCACTAAAAAAGGTCCCGCATCACTGATGCTGGCAGGCAGTCACTCCAAGCTGGCTGAATATTCAATGCAGAAAACCAAAAAAGATAAGTTCAGCTTCACCCGCCATGCTGTCTCCTGTGGATACTACAG ATACAGGATTTCGAGCCGTCCAGTCCTGCACCCAGAGCTGAGGGATGAATTCAGAAGCCTCCCTGCGACATATAATCGTCGTACAAAGCAACTCTATTACAAGCTGATTGACAAGTTTGGTACTCATTACATCACAAAG GTGACTCTGGGTGGAGAGGTTCGCTCTGTGACCAGCATCAAGGAGTGCCAGGCATCCCTGCAGGGTCTGAGTGTGGACGAAGTGAAGATGTGTCTGGACGTGGAGGCTTCTGCCAGTATGAAAACTGCAAGCCGGCAGGCCGAGGCACGTCACTGCAAGCAGGTCAAGGACAAGACTCTGAACAAAAAGAGCTTCTCTAGCAGCTTCAGTGACAG GGAAACAGATGTGATTGGTGGCCATGTTCAGAACGCTGACCTCCTTTTCTCATCAAATAATGACCCGAAGGCCTATAAGGAGTGGGTCTCATCTCTGCCTGCTCACCCTGATGTGCTTTCCTACTCACTTGAACCCCTTCATGAGTTGATGCCGGCTAAGGGGCGGAGGCAAGAGCATTTGCGTAACGCCATCAAGGACTACGTACTCCAGAGAGGCCTGTGGAAAAATTGCACGAGCCGTTGCAAGGTCGGAGTGAAGACCAATCCTAAGGAGCCATGCATCTGCAGCTGCCACCACATCAAGGGTGTGGCCCTCAACTGCTGCCCCACTCAGAAAGGATTTGCTCAGGTCACTGTAACTGCAATCAAAGCCACAGGTTTATATGGAGATTATGTTACACAGACGGATGGATTTGTCAAGCTCTTCCAAAATGGACATATCTTCCGGGGCCAGACACCAGTGATCTGGAACAAAAACTCTCCAACATGGAACTGGGATTTCAATCTTGGAACTGTGGTCCTTACTCAGTTCAGCAGTGTGAATCTGGAGGTGTGGGACAGGGACAGCGGCTGGGATGATGACCTTCTCGGGAGGTGCACTGTTAAATTGAAATCTGGCGTTAAGAAAAATGTCTGTGCACTCAATCACGGAGTGCTGTATTATAAAGTGCAGGTGAAGTGCGTCCCTGGTTTGGCTGGTTCTTCGTGCATGGTGTACAAGCCCTCTCCCATGGAGGCACAGCTGGAGAAAGTGTACGTTTCCCGGCATGCTCGTCCGATTCCCAGAGGCATGCTGCTGGAGATGGGAGTGCTCCTTGATGAACGCATTCCCCGCTTCAACCAGAGCAACATTCGCAAAGCTGCAGGTTTTGAATTGTAG
- the LOC113528092 gene encoding perforin-1-like translates to MLQTLLIWAVFANFLPPPTSQTCFKANESQCRNVDFAPGSNLAGEGFDITTMQRKGAFVIDMSSWIQNNFCTLCKNPYMGGQVQKLPVSVVDWRPSKKCKMKVSSSVYQSSEALVSSSTSSIENNWQSDLQIVTPKVQGSLMLAGSNSKLAEYSMQKTKKDKFSFTSHAVSCGYYKYRVSSHPLLHPELINEFGSLPETYDESTKHLYFRLIDKFGTHYITKVTLGGEVHSVTSIKECQASLQGLSVDEVKMCLDVEASVSMGIAANLQTEAHHCKQAKDKTLNKKSFSSSFSDRETDVIGGYTQSVDLLFSSTNDPRAYKEWVSSLPAHPDVLSYSLEPLHELLLAKKPIRVHLRNAIKDYILQRALLKNCTSPCKTGVKTNPEEPCSCSCHNNPGVALNCCPTQRGSAQVTVTAIKATGLYGDYFTQTDGFVKILLNGQIPRGQTSVIPDNDSPYWDWDFHLGTMDITHFSSVKLEVWDEDSDSDDDLLGACNVPLKSGVEKNACALNHGVLYYKVQVKCIPGLASPSCTEYNPSPMEAQLEKLYVSRNARPIPRGMLLEMGVLLDERIPHFNQSNIRKVKGLEL, encoded by the exons ATGCTGCAGACACTTCTGATTTGGGCTGTCTTTGCCAATTTTCTCCCTCCTCCAACCAGCCAGACCTGCTTCAAGGCCAATGAGTCTCAGTGTCGCAATGTCGACTTCGCTCCAGGATCCAACCTAGCAGGAGAAGGCTTTGACATCACCACCATGCAACGGAAAGGGGCCTTTGTCATTGACATGAGCTCCTGGATCCAGAACAACTTCTGCACTCTGTGTAAAAACCCCTACATGGGAGGTCAAGTGCAGAAGCTCCCAGTTTCTGTGGTGGACTGGAGACCAAGTAAGAAGTGCAAAATGAAGGTGTCCAGCTCTGTCTACCAGTCCAGCGAGGCCCTGGTCAGTTCCAGCACCTCTTCTATTGAGAACAACTGGCAGTCAGACTTGCAAATAGTAACTCCAAAAGTTCAGGGATCACTGATGCTGGCAGGCAGTAACTCCAAGCTGGCCGAATATTCAATGCAGAAAACCAAAAAAGACAAGTTCAGCTTCACCAGTCATGCTGTCTCTTGTGGATACTACAA ATACAGGGTTTCGAGCCATCCACTCCTGCACCCAGAGCTGATTAATGAATTCGGAAGTCTCCCTGAGACATATGATGAGTCTACAAAGCACCTCTATTTCAGGCTGATTGACAAGTTTGGTACTCATTATATCACAAAG GTGACTCTAGGTGGAGAGGTTCATTCTGTGACCAGCATCAAGGAGTGCCAGGCGTCCCTGCAGGGTCTGAGTGTGGACGAGGTGAAGATGTGTCTGGATGTGGAGGCTTCTGTCAGTATGGGAATAGCTGCAAACCTGCAGACTGAGGCTCATCACTGCAAGCAGGCCAAGGACAAGACTCTGAACAAAAAGAGCTTCTCCAGCAGCTTCAGTGACAG GGAAACAGATGTGATTGGTGGCTACACACAGAGTGTTGACCTCCTTTTCTCATCAACTAATGACCCAAGGGCCTATAAGGAGTGGGTCTCATCTCTGCCCGCTCACCCTGATGTGCTTTCCTACTCACTCGAGCCCCTTCATGAGTTGCTGCTGGCGAAGAAACCAATCCGAGTGCATTTGCGCAATGCCATCAAGGACTACATCCTCCAGAGGGCTCTGTTAAAAAACTGCACAAGCCCATGTAAGACCGGTGTGAAGACCAACCCTGAGGAGCCGTGCAGCTGCAGCTGCCACAACAACCCAGGCGTGGCCCTCAACTGCTGCCCCACTCAGAGAGGATCTGCTCAAGTCACCGTAACTGCGATCAAAGCCACAGGTTTATATGGAGATTACTTCACTCAGACAGACGGATTTGTCAAGATCCTCCTCAACGGACAGATCCCCAGAGGCCAGACATCTGTGATCCCGGATAACGACTCACCCTACTGGGACTGGGATTTCCATCTTGGAACTATGGACATTACTCATTTCAGCAGCGTGAAGCTGGAGGTGTGGGACGAGGACAGTGATTCAGATGATGACCTTCTTGGGGCATGCAACGTTCCACTGAAATCTGGAGTGGAGAAGAATGCCTGTGCACTCAATCACGGAGTGCTGTATTATAAAGTGCAGGTGAAGTGCATCCCTGGATTGGCTAGTCCTTCGTGCACAGAGTACAATCCCTCTCCCATGGAGGCACAGCTGGAGAAACTGTACGTCTCCCGGAATGCTCGCCCGATTCCCAGAGGTATGCTGCTGGAGATGGGAGTGCTCCTCGATGAACGCATTCCCCACTTCAACCAGAGCAACATTCGCAAAGTTAAAGGTCTTGAATTGTAG